One Prunus dulcis chromosome 7, ALMONDv2, whole genome shotgun sequence DNA segment encodes these proteins:
- the LOC117633456 gene encoding transmembrane 9 superfamily member 10, translating into MARGPLAFQLWISVCLLLFFRARCFYLPGVAPQDFQNGDPLNPKVNKVTSTKTQLPYSYYSLPYCRPEHIVDSAENLGEVLRGDRIENSPYEFKMREPQMCNVVCHVTLNAKTAKEFKEKIDDEYRVNMILDNLPLVVPVPRPDQENSLVYQHGFHVGLRGQYAGNKDEKHFINNHLTFTVKYHKDPMTESARIVGFEVKPFSVKHEYEGEWSKKTRLTTCDPHAKRTVTSSESPQEVEDKKEIIFTYDVEFQESDVKWASRWDTYLLMADDQIHWFSIVNSLMIVLFLSGMVAMIMLRTLYRDISKYNQLETQEEAQEETGWKLVHGDVFRPPSNSDLLCVYVGTGVQFFGMILVTMLFAVLGFLSPSNRGGLMTVMLLLWVFMGLFAGYSSARLYKMFKGTEWKKITLKTAFMFPATVFAIFFVLNALIWGEKSSGAVPFGTMFALVFLWFGISVPLIFVGSYVGFRKPAIEDPVKTNKIPRQVPEQAWYMNPAFSILIGGILPFGAVFIELFFILTSIWLHQFYYIFGFLFIVFIILIITCAEITIVLCYFQLCSEDYLWWWRSYLTSGSSALYLFLYAAFYFFTKLDIKKPVSGALYFGYMLIASYSFFVLTGTIGFYACFWFTRLIYSSVKID; encoded by the exons ATGGCGAGAGGACCTCTCGCTTTTCAGCTATGGATCTCTGTGTGTCTTTTGCTCTTCTTTCGTGCTCGCTGCTTCTATCTCCCTGGTGTTGCCCCTCAAGATTTTCAAAAT GGAGATCCATTGAATCCGAAAGTGAACAAAGTAACCTCTACAAAAACTCAACTTCCTTATTCATACTATTCCCTCCCATACTGTCGTCCAGAGCATATAGTTGACAGTGCAGAGAATCTTGGGGAAGTTCTTCGTGGTGATCGTATTGAAAACTCTCCTTACGAG TTCAAAATGAGAGAACCCCAGATGTGCAATGTTGTATGTCATGTAACTCTTAATGCAAAAACTGCAAAGGAATTTAAGGAAAAGATAGATGATGAGTATCGGGTGAACAT GATTCTGGATAATCTCCCTCTGGTTGTTCCTGTACCAAGGCCTGATCAGGAAAATTCCTTAGTGTATCAACATGGCTTTCATGTTGGTCTCAGAGGGCAATATGCTGGG AACAAGGATGAAAAACATTTTATCAACAATCACTTAACATTTACAGTCAAGTATCATAAAGATCCAATGACAGAATCTGCCAGGATTGTGGGATTTGAGGTGAAACCATTCAG TGTTAAGCATGAATATGAAGGTGAGTGGAGTAAGAAGACACGATTAACAACTTGTGATCCCCATGCAAAGCGCACAGTTACCAGCTCTGAATCTCCTCAGGAGGTTGAagataaaaaggaaattataTTCACCTACGATGTTGAGTTCCAG GAGAGCGATGTGAAGTGGGCATCTCGGTGGGACACATATCTTCTGATGGCTGATGATCAAATCCACTGGTTCTCAATTGTTAATTCTTTGATGATTGTTCTTTTCCTATCGGGCATGGTGGCTATGATCATGTTGCGGACACTTTACCGGGACATTTCCAAGTACAACCAACTAGAGACCCAAGAAGAAGCCCAAGAGGAGACGGGATGGAAACTGGTTCATGGTGATGTATTCAGACCTCCATCAAACTCAGATCTACTGTGTGTGTATGTTGGGACAGGTGTGCAGTTCTTTGGGATGATTCTTGTCACCATGCTCTTTGCAGTCCTTGGATTTCTATCCCCCTCAAACCGAGGTGGGTTGATGACTGTCATGCTCCTCCTCTGGGTCTTTATGGGTCTCTTTGCTGGGTACTCTTCAGCCCGTCTCTATAAGATGTTTAAGGGAACAGAATGGAAGAAAATCACTCTCAAAACAGCTTTCATGTTTCCTGCAACTGTCTTTGCCATTTTCTTTGTCTTAAATGCTCTTATCTGGGGAGAGAAATCCTCTGGGGCAGTGCCATTTGGAACCATGTTTGCTCTGGTATTCTTGTGGTTTGGCATTTCAGTTCCGCTTATATTCGTTGGTTCATATGTGGGATTTAGGAAGCCTGCAATTGAGGATCCTGTGAAAACCAACAAGATCCCTAGGCAGGTCCCGGAACAGGCATGGTACATGAATCCAGCCTTCTCTATCCTAATTGGAGGCATACTCCCATTTGGGGCCGTCTTTATTGAGCTCTTCTTCATCCTTACATCGATCTGGTTGCATCAATTCTATTACATATTTGGGTTCCTTTTCATCGTCTTCATTATCCTCATCATCACTTGTGCTGAGATCACAATTGTGCTATGCTACTTCCAGCTGTGTAGTGAAGACTACCTTTGGTGGTGGAGGTCATATTTGACCTCAGGCTCCTCCGCACTCTACCTTTTTCTCTACGCTGCCTTCTACTTCTTCACTAAGCTTGACATTAAGAAGCCAGTATCTGGAGCCTTATATTTCGGGTATATGCTGATTGCTTCTTATTCTTTCTTTGTGCTGACTGGTACTATCGGTTTCTATGCATGCTTCTGGTTTACTAGGCTCATCTATTCATCAGTGAAGATCGACTGA
- the LOC117633457 gene encoding leucine aminopeptidase 1-like isoform X2: MVAIVVSLASTLIAVTSPSYSSSFLTKLRSSPSLRLSLAVTPLCSRRGKLMAHTLARATLGLTFPSGLDAPKISFAAKDIDVTEWKGDLLAVGVTEKDLAKDENSKFQNSILKNLDSCLGGLLAEASSEEDFTGKSGQSTVVRLPGLGSKRIGLFGLGQSASSTAAFRGLGEAAATAAKATQASDLAIVLASPEGLSAKSNTASAIASGTVLGIYEDSRYKSESKKSALKSVDILGLGTGPEVEKKLKYAEDVTSGIIFGKELVNSPANVLTPGKLAEEASKIASTYSDVLSAKILNEEQCKELKMGSYLAVAAASANPPHFIHLIYKPPGGPAKVKLGLVGKGLTFDSGGYNIKTGPGCSIELMKFDMGGSAAVLGAAKAIGQIKPPGVEVHFIVAACENMISGTGVRPGDIVTASNGKTIEVNNTDAEGRLTLADALVYACNQGVEKIVDLATLTGACVVALGPSIAGVFTPSDDLAKEVFAASELSGEKFWRLPLEESYWESMKSGIADMVNTGGRPGGSISAALFLKQVYDFIILLSRFVPVVSLPNDNFFDYAFVVC; the protein is encoded by the exons ATGGTGGCTATTGTTGTGTCCCTGGCGTCTACGCTTATTGCTGTTACTTCACCTTCATATTCTTCCTCGTTCTTGACGAAATTACGGTCTTCCCCAAGTCTGCGACTATCTTTAGCAGTTACACCCCTGTGTTCTCGCAGAGGGAAGCTCATGGCTCACACTCTTGCTCGGGCCACTCTCGGCCTCACTTTCCCTTCTGGCCTTGACGCCCCAAAG ATCTCTTTCGCTGCAAAAGACATCGATGTAACGGAATGGAAAGGAGACCTACTTGCAGTTGGCGTCACAGAGAAAGACTTGGCAAAAGATGAGAACTCCaagtttcaaaattcaatcttGAAGAATCTAGATTCCTGTTTGGGTGGTCTCTTGGCTGAAGCCTCTTCTGAGGAAGACTTCACAGGAAAGTCCGGCCAGTCAACAGTTGTAAGGCTTCCAGGTCTTGGGTCAAAGAGGATTGGCTTGTTTGGGCTTGGACAATCTGCTTCATCTACAGCAGCTTTCCGAGGTCTCGGGGAGGCtgcagcaacagcagcaaaGGCTACTCAAGCAAGTGACCTTGCTATTGTGCTTGCCTCTCCCGAGGGGCTTTCTGCAAAATCTAACACAGCTTCTGCAATAGCATCTG GAACTGTGCTGGGGATTTATGAAGATAGTAGGTATAAATCAGAGTCAAAGAAATCAGCTCTAAAATCTGTGGACATTCTTGGTCTTGGAACTGGACCTGAAGTAGAGAAGAAGCTCAAGTATGCCGAAGATGTTACTTCTGGAATAATTTTTGGGAAAGAACTAGTTAACTCACCCGCCAATGTTCTTACACCTG GGAAACTTGCTGAAGAGGCCTCAAAGATTGCTTCCACGTACAGTGATGTTCTATCTGcaaaaatattaaatgaaGAGCAATGCAAAGAACTGAAAATGGGTTCTTATTTGGCTGTTGCTGCAGCCTCAGCAAATCCTCCACATTTTATTCACTTGATTTACAAACCCCCGGGTGGACCTGCTAAGGTCAAATTAGGGTTGGTTGGTAAAGGGCTGACCTTTGACAG TGGTGGCTACAACATCAAGACAGGGCCTGGCTGTTCAATTGAACTCATGAAATTTGATATGGGAGGTTCCGCAGCTGTATTAGGTGCAGCAAAAGCCATTGGCCAAATCAAACCTCCTGGTGTAGAG GTTCATTTCATTGTTGCAGCTTGTGAGAATATGATAAGTGGAACAGGTGTGAGGCCTGGAGACATTGTGACGGCATCAAATGGAAAGACAattgag GTCAATAACACTGATGCTGAAGGTAGACTTACTCTGGCAGATGCATTGGTATATGCTTGTAACCAAGGTGTTGAGAAG ATTGTTGACCTGGCAACCTTAACTGGTGCCTGCGTAGTTGCTCTTGGACCCTCAATAGCAG GTGTCTTTACACCTAGTGATGACCTGGCAAAAGAGGTATTTGCAGCTTCGGAGCTCAGTGGGGAGAAATTTTGGAGGTTGCCATTGGAGGAGAGTTATTGGGAGTCGATGAAATCGGGAATAGCTGATATGGTCAACACGGGTGGTCGTCCAGGTGGTTCAATAAGTGCTGCTCTCTTCTTGAAACAGGTATAtgatttcataattttattgtctCGGTTTGTGC CTGTTGTGTCACTTCCTAATGATAACTTTTTCGACTATGCTTTTGTAGTTTGTTGA
- the LOC117633457 gene encoding leucine aminopeptidase 1-like isoform X1: MVAIVVSLASTLIAVTSPSYSSSFLTKLRSSPSLRLSLAVTPLCSRRGKLMAHTLARATLGLTFPSGLDAPKISFAAKDIDVTEWKGDLLAVGVTEKDLAKDENSKFQNSILKNLDSCLGGLLAEASSEEDFTGKSGQSTVVRLPGLGSKRIGLFGLGQSASSTAAFRGLGEAAATAAKATQASDLAIVLASPEGLSAKSNTASAIASGTVLGIYEDSRYKSESKKSALKSVDILGLGTGPEVEKKLKYAEDVTSGIIFGKELVNSPANVLTPGKLAEEASKIASTYSDVLSAKILNEEQCKELKMGSYLAVAAASANPPHFIHLIYKPPGGPAKVKLGLVGKGLTFDSGGYNIKTGPGCSIELMKFDMGGSAAVLGAAKAIGQIKPPGVEVHFIVAACENMISGTGVRPGDIVTASNGKTIEVNNTDAEGRLTLADALVYACNQGVEKIVDLATLTGACVVALGPSIAGVFTPSDDLAKEVFAASELSGEKFWRLPLEESYWESMKSGIADMVNTGGRPGGSISAALFLKQFVDEKVEWMHIDMAGPVWSDKKRTATGFGVSTLVEWVLKNSA; the protein is encoded by the exons ATGGTGGCTATTGTTGTGTCCCTGGCGTCTACGCTTATTGCTGTTACTTCACCTTCATATTCTTCCTCGTTCTTGACGAAATTACGGTCTTCCCCAAGTCTGCGACTATCTTTAGCAGTTACACCCCTGTGTTCTCGCAGAGGGAAGCTCATGGCTCACACTCTTGCTCGGGCCACTCTCGGCCTCACTTTCCCTTCTGGCCTTGACGCCCCAAAG ATCTCTTTCGCTGCAAAAGACATCGATGTAACGGAATGGAAAGGAGACCTACTTGCAGTTGGCGTCACAGAGAAAGACTTGGCAAAAGATGAGAACTCCaagtttcaaaattcaatcttGAAGAATCTAGATTCCTGTTTGGGTGGTCTCTTGGCTGAAGCCTCTTCTGAGGAAGACTTCACAGGAAAGTCCGGCCAGTCAACAGTTGTAAGGCTTCCAGGTCTTGGGTCAAAGAGGATTGGCTTGTTTGGGCTTGGACAATCTGCTTCATCTACAGCAGCTTTCCGAGGTCTCGGGGAGGCtgcagcaacagcagcaaaGGCTACTCAAGCAAGTGACCTTGCTATTGTGCTTGCCTCTCCCGAGGGGCTTTCTGCAAAATCTAACACAGCTTCTGCAATAGCATCTG GAACTGTGCTGGGGATTTATGAAGATAGTAGGTATAAATCAGAGTCAAAGAAATCAGCTCTAAAATCTGTGGACATTCTTGGTCTTGGAACTGGACCTGAAGTAGAGAAGAAGCTCAAGTATGCCGAAGATGTTACTTCTGGAATAATTTTTGGGAAAGAACTAGTTAACTCACCCGCCAATGTTCTTACACCTG GGAAACTTGCTGAAGAGGCCTCAAAGATTGCTTCCACGTACAGTGATGTTCTATCTGcaaaaatattaaatgaaGAGCAATGCAAAGAACTGAAAATGGGTTCTTATTTGGCTGTTGCTGCAGCCTCAGCAAATCCTCCACATTTTATTCACTTGATTTACAAACCCCCGGGTGGACCTGCTAAGGTCAAATTAGGGTTGGTTGGTAAAGGGCTGACCTTTGACAG TGGTGGCTACAACATCAAGACAGGGCCTGGCTGTTCAATTGAACTCATGAAATTTGATATGGGAGGTTCCGCAGCTGTATTAGGTGCAGCAAAAGCCATTGGCCAAATCAAACCTCCTGGTGTAGAG GTTCATTTCATTGTTGCAGCTTGTGAGAATATGATAAGTGGAACAGGTGTGAGGCCTGGAGACATTGTGACGGCATCAAATGGAAAGACAattgag GTCAATAACACTGATGCTGAAGGTAGACTTACTCTGGCAGATGCATTGGTATATGCTTGTAACCAAGGTGTTGAGAAG ATTGTTGACCTGGCAACCTTAACTGGTGCCTGCGTAGTTGCTCTTGGACCCTCAATAGCAG GTGTCTTTACACCTAGTGATGACCTGGCAAAAGAGGTATTTGCAGCTTCGGAGCTCAGTGGGGAGAAATTTTGGAGGTTGCCATTGGAGGAGAGTTATTGGGAGTCGATGAAATCGGGAATAGCTGATATGGTCAACACGGGTGGTCGTCCAGGTGGTTCAATAAGTGCTGCTCTCTTCTTGAAACAG TTTGTTGATGAAAAGGTTGAGTGGATGCATATTGACATGGCTGGGCCTGTTTGGAGTGACAAGAAGCGCACTGCTACAGGGTTTGGTGTTTCCACTCTGGTGGAGTGGGTTCTGAAAAACTCTGCTTAG
- the LOC117633458 gene encoding uncharacterized protein LOC117633458, translating to MSVSLTVMTFNLHEDQTEDSPYSWEKRRDLCISVITSYSPMILCTQQGVKSQLDYLRQCLPGYDQFGISRKGPQDTSDEHCTIFYDKEKVELLEGGTFWLSESPSVPGSMSWGSVVPCIATWVTFQLKGVEPPGFSFQIVNTNMDEFSPRARRRSALLTWQHIASLPPSLPVVYCGGFNTQKESTAGRFLLGRSREHGAVGDMRDTWPNARVRKNVSLIRTFHGFKGDKQGALEFLKLIFRALCLCWDRQTQDLHIDWILFRGRSLIPVLCEVVNDNIDGYYPSSHYPIFAEFLLPRTVRVLDPPAREEI from the exons ATGAGTGTTTCTTTGACTGTGATGACCTTCAATCTTCATGAAGATCAGACGGAAGATAGTCCTTACTCATGGGAAAAGAGAAGGGATTTGTGTATAAGCGTCATTACTAGTTATTCTCCAATGATTCTATGTACCCAACAAG GAGTTAAATCACAATTGGATTATCTTCGCCAGTGTTTGCCAG GTTATGATCAATTTGGAATATCAAGAAAAGGACCTCAAGACACTTCTGATGAACATTGCACCATCTTCTATGACAAGGAGAAG GTGGAGCTGCTTGAAGGTGGAACATTTTGGTTGTCTGAGTCACCTTCTGTGCCTGGAAGCATGTCATGGGGCTCCGTAGTTCCATGTATTGCAACATGGGTG ACATTTCAACTGAAAGGAGTTGAGCCACCTGGGTTTTCATTCCAGATAGTAAATACAAACATGGATGAGTTCAGTCCTCGTGCCCGTAGGCGAAGTGCTTTGCTCACATGGCAGCACATCGCATCCTTACCACCTAGCCTGCCAGTTGTATATTGTGGAGGATTCAACACACAAAAGGAATCAACAGCCGGGCGATTTCTTTTGGGGAGATCAAG AGAGCATGGTGCAGTTGGGGATATGAGGGATACATGGCCTAATGCCCGTGTGAGGAAAAATGTCTCTCTTATTCGCACTTTTCATGGATTTAAAG GTGACAAACAAGGAGCTCTTGAATTCCTCAAGTTGATTTTCAGAGCCCTCTGCCTTTGTTGGGATCGCCAAACACAGGATCTGCACATAGATTGGATTCTTTTTAGAGGTAGATCTCTTATTCCTGTTCTGTGTGAAGTGGTGAATGATAACATTGATGGATATTATCCATCCTCCCACTATCCCATATTTGCTGAGTTTCTGCTTCCTCGTACTGTGAGAGTGCTTGACCCACCTGCTCgtgaagaaatttga